In the Thermodesulfovibrio yellowstonii DSM 11347 genome, one interval contains:
- a CDS encoding AbrB/MazE/SpoVT family DNA-binding domain-containing protein encodes MKNITEKSALTKKYQITIPKKIREFLKINKGDTVNFIIENNEVKLKPVRSKIEENFGKVKPKNKPEDFNKIRNFIEAQIAQEVSKEIK; translated from the coding sequence ATGAAAAATATTACAGAAAAATCAGCTCTTACAAAGAAATATCAGATTACAATTCCCAAAAAAATCAGAGAGTTTTTGAAGATAAATAAAGGTGATACGGTTAATTTTATAATTGAGAATAATGAAGTTAAGCTCAAACCTGTGAGGTCAAAAATAGAGGAAAATTTCGGGAAGGTCAAACCTAAAAATAAACCAGAAGATTTTAACAAAATTAGAAATTTTATTGAGGCTCAAATTGCCCAGGAAGTTTCAAAGGAAATTAAATGA
- a CDS encoding PIN domain-containing protein, translated as MRFIDTNFFLRYLTRDEEEKAYAVLELLKRIERNEEKVITSPLVMFELVFTLQSFYNCTREEIRDLVLPLISLRGLKLPFKKIFERALIDFPEKQISFADIFNYHFMIEHGIREIYSFDRDFDKFKDISRITLSEKS; from the coding sequence ATGAGATTTATTGATACGAACTTTTTTCTTAGATATTTAACAAGAGACGAAGAAGAGAAAGCCTACGCAGTTTTAGAGCTATTAAAAAGAATTGAGAGAAACGAGGAAAAAGTCATAACGAGTCCTTTGGTAATGTTTGAGTTAGTATTTACCCTTCAGAGTTTTTACAATTGTACAAGAGAGGAAATAAGAGACTTAGTTTTACCATTAATTTCTCTAAGAGGATTGAAGTTGCCTTTTAAAAAAATTTTTGAAAGGGCTTTGATTGATTTTCCTGAAAAACAGATTTCTTTTGCAGACATTTTTAATTATCACTTCATGATTGAGCACGGCATAAGAGAGATTTATAGCTTTGATAGGGATTTTGATAAATTCAAGGATATTTCAAGAATAACTCTCTCAGAAAAAAGTTAA
- a CDS encoding type II toxin-antitoxin system HicB family antitoxin, giving the protein MLEIIFIVEEDPEGGYNASALGYSIFTQADTLEELKMNIKDAIKCHFEKEEDYPKIIRLHMVKEEIFSYA; this is encoded by the coding sequence ATGCTTGAAATAATTTTTATTGTAGAGGAAGACCCAGAAGGTGGATATAATGCCTCAGCTCTTGGGTATTCTATATTTACTCAGGCTGATACTTTAGAGGAATTGAAAATGAATATTAAAGATGCGATTAAGTGTCATTTTGAAAAAGAAGAGGATTATCCAAAGATTATAAGACTTCACATGGTTAAGGAAGAAATTTTTTCCTATGCCTAA
- a CDS encoding nucleotidyl transferase AbiEii/AbiGii toxin family protein, with translation MFNEIPININQSKFSNIQVLVRTLFLEEVMKTKIEAFLNRKEIRDVFDIEFLLKKGVPLNAKKEELQQLLEGIKDFSKNDYSVKLGSIVDAEWRNYYIKENFKILVMKLKEILGGGL, from the coding sequence ATCTTTAATGAAATACCTATAAATATAAATCAAAGCAAATTCTCAAACATTCAGGTTCTGGTAAGAACTCTGTTCCTTGAGGAAGTAATGAAAACAAAGATAGAGGCTTTCTTAAACAGAAAAGAAATCAGAGATGTCTTTGATATAGAGTTTTTGCTTAAAAAAGGTGTTCCTCTTAACGCAAAAAAAGAGGAACTTCAGCAATTACTTGAAGGTATAAAGGATTTTTCAAAAAATGACTACTCAGTAAAACTTGGCTCAATAGTTGATGCAGAATGGCGAAATTATTACATTAAGGAAAACTTTAAGATTCTTGTAATGAAATTAAAGGAGATTTTAGGTGGAGGTTTATAA
- a CDS encoding chorismate-binding protein, producing MLILCGSWLNKKGFYEAEIEDVRFYQSLSQIREVEPISFVIFSYDLSGEILDFKLQSTDLPSVIVIKIRKFKKINKKKGHYNLLPYSMSLKDSEFIAGIQKIRNLIEEGTVYQINLTNRFDFEFKGNPVNLFFRFYKNQPVPYGFFLNFGDFFVVSGSMELFLEKLGERIVSKPIKGTSKSLRFLQNSHKDKAENLMITDMMRNDIGRIAQIGSVKVTELFKITKYRTLYQMHSTVEGITNKSIIDIIKETFPPASVTGAPKRKAVEMIDILEPHARSYYCGCGGLVRNETDFTLSVLIRTAVGKGNRLSYYAGCGIVWNSVPERELEELYLKVKAFYKR from the coding sequence ATGCTTATACTTTGTGGTAGCTGGCTTAATAAAAAGGGATTTTATGAGGCAGAGATTGAAGATGTTAGATTTTATCAAAGTCTTTCTCAGATAAGAGAAGTTGAACCAATTAGTTTTGTCATATTTTCCTATGACCTTTCAGGTGAAATCCTTGATTTTAAGCTACAGAGCACGGACTTGCCCTCAGTGATAGTTATCAAGATAAGAAAATTCAAAAAAATCAATAAAAAAAAGGGTCACTATAATCTTCTGCCATACAGCATGAGCTTAAAAGACAGTGAATTTATTGCAGGCATTCAAAAAATTCGCAATCTTATTGAAGAAGGCACTGTCTATCAGATAAATCTTACAAATCGTTTTGATTTTGAGTTTAAGGGCAATCCTGTGAATTTGTTTTTCAGATTTTACAAAAATCAGCCTGTACCATATGGATTTTTTCTCAATTTTGGTGATTTTTTCGTAGTTTCTGGCTCTATGGAACTCTTTCTGGAAAAGTTAGGTGAAAGAATCGTCAGCAAGCCAATAAAGGGAACTTCTAAATCATTGAGATTTCTTCAAAACAGCCACAAAGACAAAGCAGAAAACCTCATGATTACAGACATGATGCGTAATGACATAGGAAGAATTGCTCAGATTGGAAGCGTAAAAGTTACAGAACTTTTTAAAATAACAAAATACAGAACTCTTTATCAAATGCACTCTACTGTTGAAGGAATTACAAACAAATCCATTATTGACATAATAAAGGAAACTTTTCCTCCTGCCTCTGTAACAGGTGCACCAAAGAGAAAGGCTGTTGAAATGATAGATATCCTTGAACCTCATGCCCGTAGTTATTATTGCGGATGCGGAGGACTTGTAAGAAATGAAACTGACTTTACATTGTCAGTGCTTATAAGAACCGCCGTAGGTAAAGGTAACAGGCTTTCCTACTACGCAGGCTGTGGCATTGTCTGGAACTCAGTGCCTGAGAGGGAGTTAGAGGAGCTCTACTTGAAAGTGAAAGCTTTTTATAAAAGATAA
- the hisA gene encoding 1-(5-phosphoribosyl)-5-[(5-phosphoribosylamino)methylideneamino]imidazole-4-carboxamide isomerase, with protein MQIIPAIDLKDGKCVRLRQGKFSEVTVYYDNPEDAALRWQNEGAEVLHVVDLDGAKEGKIGNLPSIKKIREAFRGNIEVGGGIRRIEDIELLLSVGIDRVIVGTIAVQSPDFVKEVCKRFPKKIIVGIDAKDGLVAVKGWVEVTEIRAIELALKMQDYGIWGIIYTDISRDGMLTGPNIEATKALVESVKVPVIASGGVSSIEDIRKLAEIPQLWGVITGKAIYSGAIDLKEALRIIKGDGVKK; from the coding sequence ATGCAGATAATTCCAGCAATTGACCTTAAAGATGGCAAATGTGTAAGACTTCGTCAGGGGAAGTTTAGCGAAGTTACAGTTTATTATGACAATCCCGAAGATGCAGCATTAAGATGGCAGAATGAAGGCGCTGAGGTTCTTCATGTAGTTGACCTTGATGGCGCAAAAGAGGGAAAAATCGGCAATCTTCCGTCAATAAAAAAAATCCGGGAAGCTTTCAGGGGTAACATAGAAGTTGGAGGAGGAATAAGAAGGATTGAGGATATTGAATTGCTCCTTTCCGTAGGAATTGACCGAGTTATTGTTGGCACAATTGCTGTCCAGTCACCTGATTTTGTAAAAGAGGTTTGTAAAAGATTCCCTAAAAAAATAATTGTAGGCATTGATGCTAAAGATGGGCTTGTAGCTGTAAAAGGCTGGGTTGAAGTTACAGAAATAAGAGCCATAGAGCTTGCCTTAAAGATGCAGGATTATGGTATCTGGGGTATTATATACACAGATATATCAAGAGATGGAATGCTTACGGGACCAAATATTGAAGCAACAAAAGCCCTCGTTGAATCAGTCAAAGTTCCTGTGATAGCGTCCGGCGGAGTTTCATCAATTGAAGATATAAGGAAGCTTGCAGAAATTCCACAACTTTGGGGGGTAATAACAGGCAAGGCAATCTATTCAGGAGCAATTGATTTAAAAGAAGCCTTGAGAATTATAAAAGGGGACGGAGTAAAAAAATGA
- a CDS encoding carbon starvation protein A translates to MNTLLVVVISIFIFWFAFRFYARYIAKVFNEDDSHPTPAKTINDGIDYVPSKTLVVFSHHFSSIAGAGPIVGPTVALLYGFYPTWLWILLGAIFIGAVHDTASIFTSLREKGSSIVEIAKKTMGKWGFTLFIIFVFFMLLLVCAAFLDLTCVALTSVVKLKLLGLPESQTLFRTVSDPKTGESMAVVGGIASTSVIIITAFAPLMGYLLYRRNMKVFYAVMLSLIVIVLSVFIGFALPVRFSRETWMVLVSIYCFIASAIPVWVVLQPRDFINSFFLYGGIIALIFAAIVGGLKGIEVTTPAINISEGAAKLGPVWPILFITVACGAISGFHTLVATGTTVKQLSRESDARKIGYGAMLVESMLSVGVIVALGAGLAYVAYKDIVFPQTGKSNPVLAFALGSGLFMEKALGIPSYVGIIFGILMIEGFVITTLDTAVRLGRLILQEFWRTIFKKPPRIIFSRFFNSTIIIVSMFLLAYKNGFAVVWPVFGSANQLMAALALIAISLWLTMMQKKRLFTILPALFMLITTICSLGFLLIKKFMPSGNYPLIIITIILFLLACFVFVIALRKFIEYAKNKEVMVKV, encoded by the coding sequence ATGAATACGCTTTTAGTAGTTGTTATTTCTATATTCATTTTTTGGTTTGCTTTCAGGTTTTATGCTCGATATATTGCAAAAGTTTTCAACGAAGATGATAGTCACCCTACTCCAGCAAAAACAATAAATGATGGGATTGATTATGTTCCTTCAAAGACTTTGGTTGTCTTTTCCCACCATTTCTCCTCTATCGCAGGTGCAGGACCTATAGTGGGTCCTACTGTTGCACTGCTTTATGGATTTTATCCTACATGGCTTTGGATTCTTCTTGGTGCCATATTCATTGGTGCTGTTCATGATACTGCCTCAATTTTTACAAGTCTAAGAGAAAAGGGAAGCTCCATTGTTGAAATAGCAAAAAAAACCATGGGGAAATGGGGTTTCACACTCTTCATAATTTTTGTTTTTTTCATGCTTTTGCTTGTCTGTGCTGCCTTTCTTGACCTTACCTGTGTGGCTTTGACCTCTGTGGTAAAGCTTAAACTCCTTGGTCTTCCCGAGTCTCAAACACTTTTTCGCACAGTTAGTGACCCAAAGACAGGAGAGAGCATGGCAGTAGTTGGCGGAATTGCCTCAACCTCTGTGATTATAATTACAGCCTTTGCCCCATTGATGGGTTATCTTCTTTATAGAAGAAACATGAAGGTTTTTTATGCTGTGATGCTGTCCTTAATTGTAATTGTGTTATCAGTCTTCATTGGTTTTGCCTTACCTGTAAGATTTTCTCGTGAGACATGGATGGTGCTTGTCTCCATATACTGTTTTATTGCCTCAGCAATTCCCGTTTGGGTGGTGCTTCAGCCAAGAGATTTTATAAACTCCTTTTTCCTTTACGGAGGCATTATAGCACTTATTTTTGCGGCAATCGTAGGAGGATTAAAAGGAATAGAAGTTACCACACCTGCTATAAATATTTCAGAAGGTGCAGCAAAGCTCGGTCCTGTATGGCCCATTCTGTTTATCACTGTTGCCTGTGGTGCAATAAGTGGATTTCACACTCTTGTAGCAACAGGCACAACTGTAAAGCAACTTTCCCGTGAGTCTGATGCAAGAAAAATTGGCTATGGAGCAATGCTTGTAGAGAGTATGCTATCTGTTGGAGTTATTGTTGCTCTTGGAGCAGGACTTGCCTATGTTGCTTACAAAGATATAGTTTTCCCTCAGACAGGAAAATCCAATCCTGTGCTTGCCTTTGCTCTTGGTTCAGGATTGTTTATGGAAAAGGCTTTGGGTATTCCCTCCTATGTAGGAATTATTTTTGGAATTCTTATGATTGAAGGCTTTGTTATAACAACCCTTGATACAGCAGTAAGGCTGGGAAGATTGATTTTACAGGAGTTCTGGAGAACTATTTTTAAGAAACCACCACGCATAATCTTTTCCCGTTTTTTTAACTCCACAATAATAATTGTATCAATGTTTCTCCTTGCCTATAAAAACGGTTTTGCAGTTGTCTGGCCTGTTTTTGGCTCAGCAAATCAACTCATGGCAGCACTTGCTTTGATAGCAATATCACTTTGGCTTACAATGATGCAGAAGAAGAGACTTTTTACAATTCTTCCAGCCCTTTTCATGCTTATCACAACGATTTGCTCATTGGGATTTCTTTTGATAAAGAAATTTATGCCCTCAGGAAACTATCCCCTAATTATAATCACTATTATTCTCTTTCTTCTTGCATGTTTTGTTTTTGTTATAGCATTGAGAAAATTCATTGAATACGCAAAAAATAAAGAAGTAATGGTTAAGGTATGA
- a CDS encoding AAA family ATPase, whose amino-acid sequence MINWAKELKKESFPHKPQNLEIIQTHISYVFIADELVYKIKKPVNFGFLDFTTLELRKHFCEKEVELNRRLCPEVYLGVVPISEKEGSYELESGENIVEYAVKMQKLPIEGMMEKLIKEGSVTKEHIDLIVDILVPFFKNARTGKGIDEYGSIETVSFNTEENFTQTKGYVGRAINRWRYEEIVKWTRSFIKQNQTLFESRISGGFIREGHGDLYSANACFDDLRKVYIFDCIEFNERFRCGDVASDIAFLSMDLDFHGFRELSEYFVNSYVENSGDRDLLKVLNFYKCYRAYVRGKIGCFTSDDQALPEEKRKEALETARKYFDLAYLYAEGKPKVFVVFGLSGTGKSTLARALIKETLAEWIPSDIVRKSLVGIAPTEHHYEPFEKGIYSREYTEKTYTKMIEIAKEAVLKGRDVILDATFKDRVYREKVAQELSFADIYWLWCFADDSVVRERFMKRKESEDISDARWEIYLAQKEKFEAPDEVDPQKLIKLDTSEGTDLIGRVIERVYGVESC is encoded by the coding sequence ATGATAAACTGGGCTAAGGAACTAAAGAAAGAGTCTTTTCCTCATAAACCACAGAATCTGGAGATTATTCAGACTCATATTTCCTATGTATTTATCGCTGATGAACTGGTTTACAAAATTAAAAAGCCTGTAAACTTTGGTTTTCTTGATTTTACAACCCTTGAGCTAAGAAAACACTTTTGCGAAAAGGAAGTGGAACTTAACAGGAGACTCTGTCCTGAGGTCTATCTTGGCGTTGTTCCAATCTCAGAGAAAGAAGGGAGTTACGAGTTGGAGAGTGGGGAGAATATTGTTGAATACGCTGTTAAGATGCAAAAACTTCCCATTGAAGGAATGATGGAGAAACTGATAAAGGAGGGCTCTGTTACTAAAGAGCACATAGACCTTATTGTGGACATTCTTGTTCCCTTCTTCAAAAACGCTCGCACAGGTAAAGGCATTGATGAATACGGTTCAATTGAAACAGTCTCTTTTAACACAGAGGAAAACTTTACTCAGACAAAGGGATATGTAGGACGAGCAATAAACAGATGGAGATATGAAGAAATTGTAAAATGGACAAGGTCATTTATAAAGCAAAATCAGACACTCTTTGAATCCCGCATCAGCGGAGGCTTTATCCGTGAGGGACACGGAGACCTCTATTCTGCCAATGCATGCTTTGATGACCTGCGGAAGGTCTATATCTTTGACTGTATTGAGTTCAATGAAAGATTCCGTTGTGGCGATGTGGCAAGTGACATAGCCTTTTTAAGCATGGATTTAGATTTTCACGGGTTTAGAGAGCTTTCAGAGTATTTTGTCAATTCCTATGTTGAAAACTCTGGTGATAGGGATTTATTGAAAGTTTTAAATTTCTACAAATGCTACCGTGCCTATGTACGAGGAAAAATTGGCTGTTTTACCTCCGATGACCAAGCTTTGCCAGAGGAAAAAAGAAAAGAGGCACTTGAGACAGCCCGAAAATACTTTGACCTTGCCTATCTTTATGCAGAGGGAAAGCCCAAAGTTTTTGTTGTTTTCGGACTTTCAGGCACAGGCAAATCAACCCTTGCAAGAGCACTTATTAAAGAAACCCTTGCAGAATGGATTCCTTCAGACATTGTAAGAAAAAGCCTCGTAGGAATTGCGCCAACAGAGCATCATTATGAACCCTTTGAAAAGGGTATTTATAGCAGGGAATACACTGAGAAAACCTATACAAAAATGATTGAGATTGCAAAAGAGGCAGTTCTTAAAGGCAGGGATGTAATACTTGATGCCACATTCAAAGACAGAGTCTATAGGGAAAAAGTAGCCCAAGAGCTAAGCTTTGCTGATATTTACTGGCTTTGGTGTTTTGCTGATGACAGTGTTGTAAGGGAGAGATTCATGAAACGTAAGGAATCCGAAGACATATCTGATGCCCGCTGGGAAATATACCTTGCTCAGAAAGAAAAATTTGAAGCTCCCGATGAAGTGGACCCTCAAAAACTTATAAAGCTTGATACTTCAGAGGGAACGGATTTGATTGGGAGAGTGATAGAGAGAGTTTATGGAGTGGAGAGTTGTTAG
- a CDS encoding class I SAM-dependent methyltransferase, translated as MDELAKEYVIDFFTKRLIHFKDSPESVGWTAKGQLLRYEAVVELINPEGKSILDFGCGKGDFYGFLKQRGIKCDYTGIDINPSLIEVAIKNYPETVFYVKDIEREPLDRDFNYTLAIGVFNLAVQDIKELMQRCLEILFQHTNEKLILTCLNKKTKLKDIGVTYFAIEELEKISKKLTNRYQIVDNLIEGDLFLILNK; from the coding sequence ATGGATGAGCTTGCAAAGGAATATGTAATTGATTTTTTTACCAAAAGACTAATTCATTTTAAAGACTCTCCTGAATCCGTAGGATGGACTGCGAAAGGTCAGTTGCTCCGATATGAGGCAGTTGTTGAACTCATAAACCCTGAAGGAAAAAGCATTCTTGATTTTGGTTGCGGTAAAGGTGATTTTTATGGTTTTTTGAAACAAAGGGGAATAAAATGTGACTATACTGGTATAGATATAAATCCTTCACTGATTGAGGTTGCAATAAAAAACTATCCTGAAACAGTTTTTTATGTTAAGGATATTGAAAGAGAGCCTTTGGACAGAGATTTCAATTATACACTGGCAATTGGAGTATTTAATCTCGCAGTTCAGGATATAAAAGAGCTTATGCAAAGATGTCTGGAAATTCTTTTTCAACATACTAATGAAAAACTTATTCTTACTTGCCTTAATAAGAAAACAAAACTTAAAGATATCGGCGTGACCTATTTTGCTATAGAAGAACTTGAAAAAATTTCAAAGAAATTAACAAATAGATATCAAATTGTAGATAATCTTATAGAAGGCGATTTGTTTTTAATTTTGAATAAATAG
- the lhgO gene encoding L-2-hydroxyglutarate oxidase, producing MIIICGAGITGLSLARELVKQGIKDITIIEKEASLGKHASGRNSGVLHAGIYYTPDSLKAKFCLRGNLLMKQYCKEKGLTLIESGKVIVTKKESEVPVLHELYRRAKANGAKVELIDEKTLREIEPYAKTCEQALYSPLTAVINPKEILDSLEKELESAGVKIEKGVALRGLKKGKLLTNKDTFSFELFINSAGSHADRIAHLFGLAKQYRIVPFKGLYKKLKKEKSYLVKGNIYPVPDIKNPFLGVHFTKVHDGTVYVGPTATPAFGRENYKLLDDLGIETVKILWRDLSLLLTNEKFRNTAITEIKKYLKANFYRDVKDMIEGVNPTDLLPSKKVGIRPQLIDIKKKELVMDFLVIKDANTLHILNAISPAFTSAFAFTEYVVKEYILENKE from the coding sequence ATGATAATAATCTGTGGAGCTGGAATTACAGGACTTTCCCTTGCAAGAGAGCTTGTAAAACAAGGGATTAAGGATATAACAATCATAGAAAAGGAAGCCTCTCTTGGTAAACATGCCTCTGGTAGAAACAGCGGAGTGCTACATGCAGGGATTTATTACACTCCTGACTCCCTTAAGGCAAAGTTTTGTTTAAGGGGTAACTTACTCATGAAACAATACTGTAAGGAAAAAGGGCTTACTTTAATTGAGTCGGGTAAGGTCATAGTAACAAAGAAAGAAAGCGAAGTCCCTGTGCTTCACGAGCTTTACAGAAGAGCAAAGGCAAATGGAGCAAAGGTTGAGCTCATAGATGAAAAGACTTTGAGAGAGATTGAGCCCTATGCAAAAACCTGTGAGCAGGCTTTGTATTCGCCCCTCACAGCAGTAATAAATCCAAAAGAGATACTTGACAGTTTAGAGAAAGAGTTAGAGAGTGCAGGAGTTAAGATAGAAAAAGGAGTTGCCCTAAGAGGACTTAAGAAAGGTAAACTTCTGACAAACAAAGACACATTTTCCTTTGAACTTTTTATTAATTCTGCGGGCTCCCATGCAGACAGAATTGCCCATCTTTTTGGTCTGGCAAAGCAATACAGAATTGTCCCATTTAAAGGACTGTATAAGAAATTGAAGAAGGAAAAGTCATACTTAGTTAAAGGCAATATCTATCCTGTGCCTGACATAAAAAATCCCTTTCTTGGTGTTCATTTTACAAAGGTGCATGATGGTACTGTCTATGTGGGACCAACTGCCACACCTGCCTTTGGAAGGGAAAATTATAAACTACTTGATGATTTAGGAATTGAGACAGTTAAGATTTTATGGAGGGATTTATCGCTCTTACTCACTAATGAAAAATTTAGAAATACAGCGATTACGGAGATAAAAAAATACTTAAAAGCAAACTTCTACAGAGATGTAAAGGACATGATTGAAGGAGTTAATCCAACTGACCTTTTACCTTCCAAAAAAGTCGGCATCAGACCCCAGCTAATTGATATTAAAAAGAAGGAGCTTGTGATGGATTTTTTAGTTATAAAAGATGCTAACACCCTTCACATCCTTAATGCCATATCACCTGCCTTTACTTCTGCCTTTGCCTTTACTGAGTATGTAGTTAAAGAATATATCTTGGAGAACAAAGAATGA
- a CDS encoding restriction endonuclease produces the protein MIPDDKTIMLPLLMLLSDEKEIHIKDIVNELAEKFKLTREEKEKLLPRGNEPIFNNRVRWAKTYLQKAGLLEIPRRGFLKITQRGLEVLKEKPDKINFEFLMRFEEFKIWRNLSYKQKKEEKLNIENKSTEEGTPEEVISSKIEEINNLVKYDLKSKIKSLTPEQFERFVIDILLKMGYGGSFEEASQHIGKSHDGGIDGIIKQDILGLDNVYIQAKQWTGNVGATELQTFVGALQGKGKKGVFITTSQFTKNATKYAKSLSDIKVILIDGDKIVDYMMKFKIGVQTLRSYELLKIDEDYFELF, from the coding sequence ATGATTCCGGATGATAAGACAATAATGTTACCTTTACTGATGTTACTCTCTGATGAAAAGGAAATACACATAAAAGATATTGTAAATGAACTTGCCGAAAAGTTTAAATTAACAAGAGAAGAAAAGGAAAAATTATTACCAAGAGGCAATGAACCAATATTTAATAATCGAGTACGCTGGGCAAAAACCTACTTACAAAAAGCTGGACTTTTAGAAATACCACGAAGAGGATTTTTAAAAATCACTCAAAGAGGTTTAGAGGTTTTAAAAGAAAAGCCAGATAAAATAAATTTTGAATTTCTTATGAGATTTGAAGAATTCAAAATTTGGAGGAACTTATCTTATAAACAAAAGAAAGAAGAAAAACTAAACATAGAAAATAAATCAACAGAGGAAGGAACCCCAGAAGAAGTAATCTCCTCAAAAATTGAAGAAATTAATAACTTAGTAAAATATGATTTAAAAAGTAAAATCAAATCTTTAACTCCAGAACAATTCGAGAGATTTGTGATTGATATCTTATTAAAAATGGGATATGGAGGTTCTTTTGAAGAAGCGAGTCAGCATATAGGTAAAAGCCACGATGGTGGTATAGATGGAATTATAAAACAAGATATTCTCGGCTTAGATAATGTTTACATCCAAGCTAAACAATGGACAGGTAATGTTGGTGCAACAGAACTACAAACATTTGTAGGAGCATTACAAGGTAAAGGGAAAAAGGGGGTCTTCATTACTACTTCACAATTTACAAAAAATGCAACAAAATATGCAAAATCACTATCTGATATTAAAGTTATTCTCATTGATGGAGATAAAATAGTTGATTATATGATGAAATTTAAAATCGGAGTGCAAACTCTAAGAAGCTATGAACTACTTAAAATAGACGAAGATTATTTTGAATTATTCTAA
- the hisF gene encoding imidazole glycerol phosphate synthase subunit HisF codes for MLAKRIIPCLDVKDGRVVKGVNFLNLRDAGDPVENALYYNEEEADELVFLDVTASHEKRKIIIDVVERTASVVFMPLTVGGGIKSLDDIRDLLNAGADKVSINTTAVKDPYFIQKASTRFGSQCIVIAIDAKRVDKNFNPKAYPPESWFDDKELSDVLYKEDSRFVLSTHGGRLMRPIDAIAWAKKMEEFGAGEILLTSMDRDGTKEGYDIELTRAISEAVSIPVIASGGAGTLEHLYEAFAYAKADAALAASIFHFREYSIREAKEFLRQKGIPVRI; via the coding sequence ATGCTTGCAAAACGTATAATTCCCTGTCTTGATGTTAAGGATGGAAGAGTTGTAAAGGGTGTTAATTTTCTTAATCTAAGGGATGCAGGAGACCCTGTTGAAAATGCCCTTTACTATAATGAGGAAGAGGCTGATGAGCTTGTTTTTCTTGATGTTACAGCGTCCCATGAGAAAAGAAAAATAATCATTGATGTTGTTGAAAGAACTGCCTCAGTAGTATTTATGCCTCTTACTGTTGGTGGTGGTATAAAAAGCCTTGATGACATAAGGGATTTGCTTAATGCAGGAGCAGATAAAGTATCCATAAACACAACTGCCGTAAAAGACCCTTATTTTATTCAAAAAGCTTCAACACGCTTTGGCTCTCAATGCATAGTAATTGCAATAGATGCAAAGAGAGTGGATAAAAACTTTAATCCAAAAGCCTATCCACCTGAGTCATGGTTTGATGATAAAGAACTTAGTGATGTGCTCTATAAAGAAGACTCCCGCTTTGTACTTTCCACACATGGTGGAAGACTCATGAGACCCATTGATGCAATCGCATGGGCAAAGAAGATGGAAGAATTCGGTGCGGGAGAGATTCTGCTTACAAGTATGGATAGAGATGGAACAAAAGAGGGCTATGATATAGAACTAACAAGGGCGATTTCAGAGGCAGTGAGTATTCCTGTTATTGCATCAGGCGGTGCTGGCACACTTGAGCATCTTTATGAAGCTTTTGCTTATGCAAAGGCAGATGCAGCACTTGCAGCGTCCATATTTCATTTCAGAGAGTATTCAATAAGAGAGGCAAAAGAGTTTCTAAGGCAAAAGGGAATTCCAGTAAGAATATAA